The DNA segment GAGGGGTGCCAGGGCGATCCAGCTAGAGCTGGCGTTCTCGTAGGTGCCGTGGACGAGGATGATGGGTCGCGGATGGCGGGCAGCGAGGGCGGGGTCAAAATAGTTAGCGCCGGCAGGGGTAGCGTTTTTGTCTTTCAGCCCGGCCTGCTGTGCTTTGAGCTTGTTCATCACTACCGGTTGAGGGCCGTAAAAAGCCTTGGGCAGAGCCTTCTTGGTGGCTGTTGCGGCAGTGGTTGTCCCCTCTTGGGGGAGCGGAACGTACCCACCAATGTAGGGGAAAGAGACGCCGCAGGGGACAGTGCCGTGGTAGCGGTGGTCGAGGGCGCGGAGGACGGTGTTGAGGGTGGTGGGATCAAAGATATTAGCGTAGTGGTCTGTCAAGTCCGTGGAGCAGAGATCCTGTACCACAATGTTTTTCACATTCCTGGCAGGAGGCAAGAACTGGGAGGTATAGGGGGTGACGACATCGTCATAACGGGTGGTGATGACGGTGTAGCCCACACTGGGATGGGTGAGCGGACGCGTGTGCAGCTTGCGGAGGAACGCAGAGCCTTTCATCTGGTCCTTCTGTGAAGGTGAGATGAGGTCGCCGCCCAATGCCGTCACCCGATCCGTGGCAGCCTGGTCGTTGAGGAGGCCGAAGGCATCGGTACCGCGCAGGGAGGGGGAGATAGCCACCACACGGTTGACCTTCTTGTACCCGTCGAGGAAATTCATGTAGTAGAAGGGCATCATGCCGCCCTGCGAGTGGCCCACAATATCGACCTTCTCGGCACGGGTTTTGGCCAGCACTAGCTCCACCCAGGCTTTCAGCTGCAGAGCGGAATTCTCGACCTTGTCCATGGCGCCGTCTCCATTGCCACCCAGGATAATGCCATAGCTGGGGGCGAAGACGCAGTAGCCAGCGTTTTTGAGAAGCGGAGCGAGGGCGTTCCAGGCGTACACGGGGCGATCGCTGGTGCCGTGGACAAGGATGACGGGGTTGGGGTGTTCTTTGCTGGGCTGGCAGTTCCAGTCGTCAGCTCCAGGGGGAGCTGCGTTGGGGTGGTGGGCGTGCAGGGTTTTTGCGTGCGGAGCCGACACGTCAATTTTCCGTGGTCCCCGGAAGGGAGCGGGCATGCCGGCAACGTCATTGACGTACCAAGGGGTGGTGGGGAGCACCTTGTAGACGGGGCTGGGGCCGGCCTGCGCGGTGCCCGCGAGGAGCCCGGTGGTGAGGGCGAGGGCGGCGGTGGCGGCGGCAGTGCTGCGGACTGCCCGGCGCGTGGTGGTGCCGTGGTGGTTAACGATAGTCACGGGTGTTGTCCTCACAGTGAGGCGGAGGGGATGGCTTCATCCTACCCAAGGAAGGGGAGCCACAGTCGGGTAGACTGGGGCCAGTTTTATCGTCACCAGATCTGCTACCCTTGTCTTCCCTGCGGCGCAGGTTGTCTATCTGGGAGGTTCACATGTTGGACGAGACCATTCGCGACCGGGCTTTGGGCGCCGTACTGGGAGCTGCGGTGGGTGACGCACTGGGGGCCTCCTATGAATTCCTGTCCGCCACCGAGATCGCCGATCAAGGCGAGATTGAGATGCGTGCCGGGGCCACACGCCTGGAGCGGGAGAAAGGCGAGTGGACGGATGATACCGCCATGAGCACCGTCATCCTGCAGACGGCTGCTACTCACCATGAGCTGCGCTCTGCTACAGCGCTGGATAGTGTTGCTGCAGGGTTTCAGGACTGGGCAGAGAGCAACCCGCCCGCGATCGGCGCACAGACAAAGCGGGTGTTGGGGGCGAGCGGCGCTTGTACCGCCGAGGCACTATTGCGGGATTCCAAACATTTGCCGGGCACTCGTAAAGGGGGCAATGGGTCGTTGATGCGGACTGCCCCGGTAGCACTGCCGTACCTGGGGGAGGGGAAAGGCGGCGAGGCTGTCGAGGCGGCGGGGGCGATTTCTGATCTGACCCACTACGACCTGCGCGCCCGGCAGGCCTGCCGGCTGTGGACGAACGCTATCCGCCACGCCATCCTGGTGGGAACGGTGCAGGGTGTGCCAGCTTACCTGCAGAATTATGCCGATACCGAGGAGCAGCGTTTCTGGGTGAAGCAGTTCCAGGTGGCGGAACAGCCCGATGTCTCCGCCCATGTGGAGACAAATGGCTGGGTTGTGGATGCGCTGGTGTGTGCGTGGCATGCTATTGCCACGACGCCGGGTCGGGGTAGCGAACACTTCCAGGCGGCACTGCGGAAGGCGGTGTCCTTGGGCCAGGACACCGATACGGTGGCGAGCATTGCCGGCGCGTTGTTGGGAGCCTGTTGGGGGGCTTCGGCTATCCCGGAAGAGTGGACGGTGTGCTTGCACGGCTATCCGGGGTGGACGGTCTCCGACCTGGAGCGTCTGGTTGATGCGACTCTCGCCGCACAATAGGTCCTACGCTGCTGCCCACTGCTCCCAGGCATGTTGTTCACGATGGTAAATCGGTGCGCTACCGGCCGGCAGGTGGGCGAGTTTTTGCCGCGGCTAGCTTAGTTCTCCGGCTAACCCATAGAGGCCCGCCGCGGAGCACTCCATCAGCCCATCTGCCAGCAGGGATTGCAGTGCCCGTTCGCGTTGTATCGCATCCG comes from the Lawsonella clevelandensis genome and includes:
- a CDS encoding alpha/beta fold hydrolase, whose product is MTIVNHHGTTTRRAVRSTAAATAALALTTGLLAGTAQAGPSPVYKVLPTTPWYVNDVAGMPAPFRGPRKIDVSAPHAKTLHAHHPNAAPPGADDWNCQPSKEHPNPVILVHGTSDRPVYAWNALAPLLKNAGYCVFAPSYGIILGGNGDGAMDKVENSALQLKAWVELVLAKTRAEKVDIVGHSQGGMMPFYYMNFLDGYKKVNRVVAISPSLRGTDAFGLLNDQAATDRVTALGGDLISPSQKDQMKGSAFLRKLHTRPLTHPSVGYTVITTRYDDVVTPYTSQFLPPARNVKNIVVQDLCSTDLTDHYANIFDPTTLNTVLRALDHRYHGTVPCGVSFPYIGGYVPLPQEGTTTAATATKKALPKAFYGPQPVVMNKLKAQQAGLKDKNATPAGANYFDPALAARHPRPIILVHGTYENASSSWIALAPLLRNAGFNVFTFNYGRMSAQSTAGGIGDLRDSAKELAAEVAKVRALTGARQVDLVGHSLGGLMPHWYLTKLDGWKYVRNVVALAPANKGTFNSITAKFFGMELGPSLDQMLPTSDFVKELWSSGTPTHPAVHYTSIATIYEDAVVPQWSSYLPKASNVTNITLQSTYPLDFADHYALPYDPYALYEVVHALDPRITWTMPRGVVPFYFGGFIPLG
- a CDS encoding ADP-ribosylglycohydrolase family protein yields the protein MLDETIRDRALGAVLGAAVGDALGASYEFLSATEIADQGEIEMRAGATRLEREKGEWTDDTAMSTVILQTAATHHELRSATALDSVAAGFQDWAESNPPAIGAQTKRVLGASGACTAEALLRDSKHLPGTRKGGNGSLMRTAPVALPYLGEGKGGEAVEAAGAISDLTHYDLRARQACRLWTNAIRHAILVGTVQGVPAYLQNYADTEEQRFWVKQFQVAEQPDVSAHVETNGWVVDALVCAWHAIATTPGRGSEHFQAALRKAVSLGQDTDTVASIAGALLGACWGASAIPEEWTVCLHGYPGWTVSDLERLVDATLAAQ